taattaatgtggCATTAGAACTATGCAGatcttgatttttattgttaatgaaTGCTTCTAAATTGTTGCAATTCCACTGTTAATgaaacacttaaaatatataaataaatgttacatgatatttaaattatatatatgtataacattagttaaattgttgcttgtgttttttattttatatattggaagttttgtcataaaaaattgcttggcacttgtagattttttttctccctaaatttgaaattatactttttgcattttctgtCTCCTATTTTCTATTAAGCTACTctaaaatttaccttttaatcaaattttatctacttaatataatttatttttgctaaaaacaaTACTTGAAAAcgttattaaagttaaataaaatatcttaaacttcaaatatgtaaaagtttttatgtgccaaaaattttctatttttgcataAGAAATAGTAAAATGTATAGTTGTTCATGGTTTTTAGGGTTTTGCATTGTTTTGATATGttactatttttgtttatgtgttgatgaaaaattaaaaaaaaaaaaaaagaatcattgttttgtgacttattttttatttatgagtaaGCACATTTGTCCAATTTTGTATATGATATCGGTTCTCAAAGAAGTTTCGTAAATatccacaatttaaaaatgagctATGTTTCCATAAGCCGAACAATTTGGGAAAACTTTGCAGTTAAAGTCTCTGGCTAGTtccagtatatttttttagctgCATACAGGTATACATTGAACTTAAAGAATATGCATGAATTGTTTATAAGATGCATGCAAAAGCTGTGCTGGATTGAAAACGTAAGacagttttaaaatgcaaatgatttttattctattggttttttattgtaatcaaattaaaatactttaggGGCCAGAGACTTTATCACACCGctgcatatttattattgaatttcatgttgaattattttctttaatcttcATAGGATCGACAGTTTGGGTTTGGAATTAGAGGATTTCTTAGTAGTAGTATtctattctgatttttttttatttaaaaaattaatgtaaatgaaaaaatttatgaaataaaacgaaTTGGGGAAACatattgaagtttaaataataattagtttgttttaatttcctgCATAAAATAAGCAGGGATAGTTCTTTATCGCCTTTACAGAATGTGGGTCAGTCATCTTGAGTTATACTCGCTTATACCCTCATATAAGAAATTTCACTTTGAGAAAGAAGTGCTACCGTACTAGTCACGTATAAATTCAAGCAATTAAATCCTTACAACAAGAGAAtctgaatattattatattgtaatttatttacgtcgctctagagctgcgctgttggcaacggtctgggaaaaatccttgaggatgatctgGAGTAGTGACGTAGATTTTCGCCTAAGATTAGAAGGAAGTGAANCTTAGGCGAAAATCTACAAAAATCGATCTGGAGACATGccttcacaattttaatcctctgccgAGAGGATGATACCCACGCTTCGGTAGTTCGACGATCTGCGTGCGAATtcgagcactttaaggtagaCAGTTAATGGTGGACAGATACCGCACACTCTGGGTGCCTTTGCAGGATGATCAAAGTGGTACCCCACCTGCACTTAGACCGTATTTAATCAACTGAAGcctgagtttttttaaaaatttgtcttataaaaaaaagaattttttaatgctgaaaaccaaagtttaaagattttgtcAAGTAGCTAATGAATACCTGAGTTCcttaaacataacttttaaaatctttatatacTGTATAAACCTGAAAATCACAAATATGAACCACAACACGTTTAGTGTTTATTTCCATTGATAAAAACTAACGATCGGAAGATTCCAGGAGTTTTCTAAGACACCACTGGAGATTATTGTATTAAAGATAAGTTTCGATGAATTAGTTTAATAATGAGCAATATaggaacataaaaataaatcctatTGGTTTTATTTGTGTTAATACGAACATCCATGATGATATGTAAATGTACGCATGTTTGTACATACGTTTTGTTTGTACTTAtgtgtatatacatataatgtATGCATTTACTTAGATAGCCTTCGTGGATCAGTGTCTGTAGTTCTTAAACTTCTAGTAGGTGTTGCATAGGTTCGCTACCActattctaggaagttttattttaaaataaggatttAAGTTTTCGAACAAATCAACATTCATTAATATTCACCAAGTTTCATGTATCTAATCAGATCGCAAGACTAAAATTGACTTAAACGTATTAGGAATGgccaataaataaattgaatgaactGTTATCTTATAAGTATTAGCACTCATTTtgactgttaatatttttaacattgattaacctctttataatattatgaGGGCCGTCTTAATAGCGTGTAGGGTACcgaaatgttttagttttaagccTCTATAATATATCATATTGTTTGAAATCGAACTGTAAAACTTCACATAcatgaaataaagtatttttaagaacaaaatgaacataaaaaaaaacatttctaaactacgcataatttttttcttaaaaaaatgattcgaACCATTTGCAATCTTcagataataaaatgattttcaaaaccatGGCAGCTAATTGAaatgagtaaatttaaaatatagaaaaacataacaaatcaagaaaaaaaaattaaaatggcatGAAATGCTTTATAACTAGATTAAAAGTTGTTGTACCATAGTGCTGTGTAATTCTGAACTCTTTCGCTCATTACTttctttaactaattttaaatactgaacaGAGTTGGGCGGGTCAAGCATTTTTAGAGTCATTATGACTTAACATAAAACTTGctcacattaatttattttacaggtGTGTATGAACCTTGCATGCGCAAATTGAGCAGTAAATGAGAGTTGAATACTTCATTGGAATGTAGAAAAATAGATGTCGGTTGCCTTTAGTTTTCCTGGAGATAAACTATTATTTGCATGATAAATCAACTATTCACTGTTTGtagtaagaaaaacaaaatgtccACTTTATacaatagaatatatatattttaaactataagtcAATGTTGctttttcttagttttcttttaatgcattttatgaaaaataagactCTCAAAGGCCCCCGGGCGCACTATCCATGCGAAAAGACGGTACTGAATATTACTTCGTTTTCTGCTCGATAGCACtctaaatattgaagaaaagaagTCAGAAAAACTTAGTTTGTAAAGGAATAACATCGCAACAGACTAATACcacacttgaaatttttaacgatGACGTAAATTCGGTTTTGGCGTGAAAATTAATCGGAATAGTAACCCGgaagttactatttttatcTGTGTCGATACTAGCGTCATCTTTGtgtaataatatttcagtttcttgAGTAATTGTGGTTAATCCAGTAAACAACTACTCAACTTTAAAGTCACGTGCTAATGTCTGTTTACAAATTAGTTACGATTTCGAAACTTTATCTTGTCGAAAATTTAGAAAGGTTTAGACTTTTCTGCAATTTATTAGCCCTGTTtagggaaattattttaataataacaattttgggagtcggtttaaaaaaattaaatattaattttatgaaaggaatgtgcaaaaaaagtacttgaacgatcagttattattattttaacaagtgtaatttaaatttgctaagAACTTCACTAcgctgaataatttttttatagaaatgctTAACAAATAAGTGTTTGGGTTTTTATTGCTAGTTTGTatggaaataaaagtaaagagctttgaatttatgaattacTTTGCATTTTAGTAATCTTTACAATCTGCAATGTATgtaatttgatttcaatatatCCTCATGAAAATGTAATATGAACCGAAAATAgttgttctttaattttttgatcttGCTTAACATAAAAACTTCTGATCTTCTCTAGTTTTGTTGCAAATGGAATATTTGGATCCTTTCCGTATATTATatcgatatatatatttaatttaccataaattttaatttaaaaaagtaattctggGCATTTTACTGGTTTTAACGTTTGATGAAGTTCATTGGCAACCAGAGGTTTTTATGTTGAAAGAAGTCAATTTACTTAAGACAAACTGGATTCCTTTTTGTTAGGAACTGAAGTTTATATTTGCTGTActcattagaaattaaaaatatgtgaagTTGTTGGTAATACTGTACTggttaaatttgatattttgcttgtgctaaatcataaaaatgttcatCTTAATGATCAAGgtttaatatcttttatcaTAAAACTTATGGCTGCCAAACAGATAActaatattgttatttgttggttttgataagagaaaaaaaaattcgattattttaaaataagaagaatataaattttaaaaaaacatggaaatGCATCTTTTAACAAaccaaattgttttaatttaaaataaaagtcgaTTGAGCTAGTTTCTTATTGAAGCTATAGGCTTTTCGAACTATTAATGTGTTATGCATGTAGTTCATTTTAATGCCTTTCtattacagttatttttgttgaaaatagattttatttcatacattttagatagaagattttatttttgtagagtaatattttatttacttaatgcaATTTGTTATAGAacggaaattatattttacaaaaattgaatttaaatgtcGTCATGACTTTTActatgacattttatttatacaaaaatattgcaaatttgttgtttttttagaattgaTTAACCAAATTaagttaagtaaatttataaattttattgtataaattgaataatgaacttttttttatttatttcacatttagtTAACAGGTATGttctacataaaatttaagGAGTTATGTTCAAAGGTGTAGATGCTCTAGGCATGATGAGTATAATCACTGGAATGCGGAGGGATAAAGcctcttatttaattaataaaaaacatttaaaagtataaaaatttaattacatataatttaaaatattatttatgtgatTATATAAGTGAAAttcatttatagtaaaaaaaaatttgaaacaaaatcttataattttctttaaatgtaaaaaatatttgtattttattgattatttttgtctATAGTATTTTAATACCCTATAACTTCATTATTAGATtggtttaaaaatcatattagataggcataattatattctttattaatctTGATCTTAACATTTAcctgctaaatttttttatttaattaaaaataatagttggactaaacatattaaatttaatattttagtcatCCGAAATATTAATAGGTACCTACATATTACATCCAAAGTTTTAGTAATATATACGATACGTCCGTTGTACCCCTCTCTCCTACATCTGTGacaaaggaacatttttttggCGTTGAGGAgagatttcttttcaaaatttacatttacttagcaaataataataaatatctatatcaACAGGGGTAATCAAatcaattgtaaatattttctccttTGTTTATCAATGAAAAGGAATTTGTTAAAGTATCTCTAGAACTGtgaattatttgataatttgaaattattttcatataaattttctcataaaCTAAACAGTGttaacttgtaaaataaatttaattgataaatccTTCTTTATAATTcaggggatatttccgtatcgtgatctgtcagGCCAACTACAATTGTCTAAGcaccaaattaattttaaacttgacaccaaaggaattaataataaataaaaaaaacccacATAGAAGTGGGCCCGGGGGAGGCTGCAAGTTCAACCCTTCAAGTTAATCCAGGACtaaaatgtaactatttttgGCATGAGGTGACTATGGCAACTTTGTTTGCCTGAAAcggctaaaaaagcaactattttcaggaaaaggagactattgGGAGATTTTTCTGAACTcctagcaatgttttttttttcaagcataaaTTGGGTGGAAAATCTGCACTCCACAAGATAGTTTCTGAACACaccgaactttttttttcttaaaaagttttgaattgcaaatttgtgccatcactttttaattcattcaatctGCACAGACTTCATTGTAAGTCTATTTCATTTCTCGATCGCCTTTTCAATGATTATTGCTACGAAATTcctcatgattaaaaaaaaaaatttaatacgatattacgatacgtgaatttcgaattttcacttttcatatatatatatataaacatttacgtttatataaaaattatatttgccaccaacttgactGAATGGATCATagtatatgacaattaagtcattacaaaattttagtcatatttttgttcttatttaggcaattattttcccagtttttggctactattttcatgttttaggctacttaaagcaactattttgttaatttttgttctgtggcaaccctgttaatCCCATCctgtgatattttttgttatttcccCGCAGGCCTCTGCCCAGAAGTCGCCAATACTTGGCAACTATGTTGGCGCACATCATGATATGGAAATATTCCTATAATTGAATTTGTAGTTCCAAAATACTGTTGtataagtttattttcctttttttagatTGATCCAAATGGCATCCCAGCAACCAGTGTTTCAAAGCAATGCAACTTATTATGATTCACCTTCTAAAACTTGGAAAACTGGTACATTTGCTTTGACAAATAAAGCCATTCAGTTTCATTGCgatgaatacaaaaatatcaaCATACCATTGAATATAATATCTGGTTTAGAGAAAAGACaatcaagttttatttatgcTGCAATCGTTGTTTCTGTTGCATCTGATAAACATTGGTTCTCCTCTTTTGCCAATAGAGATAGCCTGTACAATTTAATTGTTCTCTTCTGGAGAGAGGCACTTTTATCTAAAGAACACAAAACTACTTCACAACCTAAATCAGCAAGCACAAACTTAGGTAAAGATCTTCTAAATCTTCTCCAGGAATCTGAAACTACGCTGGTCAATGCTGCCAATTCTTTATCTGCTCAAGGGCAGCAGATTGAAGAAACGCAAACAACAGTGGAAGACATCAATACAGATTTGAATGTAGCTGAaaggtttataaaaaatatgtctttcaCTCAATCTTTGTTACAGTTGAGTACTAGTCCTAAACTTTTGAATCGACAAGAACcacagaaatgttttaaagttaccTTTAATTTTACTGACTCATCAAATGAGAACTGCTATTGGAAAGTTGGAACATTATTGGTTGGCGAGAATATTTCTTTGGTTGATGAAAACAGAGTTAATCAACTTTCTGTCAAGTATGATGAAATCATTTCTGTTGAGGTACTATTAGTTATGTTTTTCACTAAATCCATATTAAGTGTATCAGCATTCAGCATTTTTTGATTTCATGTACATATgtaaaaattcttcttattttttaaaaagttatattttacagtaaaaaaaatatccaaaatttgcgaattttttcccaatgaaaattttgtttgaaactaTTCTTTtcgagataaaaaatattttataaaaaaataatagctttaacatttggtaataaaaaatgttctcataaaaattcttttattcatctgaaaaatttctttatccagttacatatttttaaaatattcatacattgagaatttccttaattttcatCTCAAAATGTTGACAAGAATATTGCATTTCGATCAAATAACTTTTATCTATCTTATCCTTCTGTCCTctactgaaaatattatttttttctaattaattcaagttaaaggtaaaaatgataaataaatgctaagagagttatgaaaaaaaggtatgggaatttattttaaaaatattaataactttaaccTTTTcctacaaaaaagtaaaaattacgtaTGGTGAATCCGGcctccaaaaaaatattaaaataggagGGTAGAaacataatatgaaattaacagaaaataaaaaggaaaaataatatagtattgcaatattagtttaaagttaatttcaattaatgcattcattgttatttaaatgttatgtgaattatttatttaaatttaattgtttgtatGTAATTACCACTtgcaaacttaatttattaaatgtaattggCAGGTGATGTCATCGTGGAAACTTTGTCTCAAGTATTCGCATGATGATACAGAAAATGCTTGTTACATTATGTGTCCAAAGCTTGAAAAACTAGTGAAATTTTTAGGTTCACTTTCTTCAATAAGTGGAAAGATATTTTACTTAGAAGATATCAGTTTTGCACTTAACACTATGCCTAGTTCTTCAATTGGTAAGTggaaaataactcattaaaatgttctacttataagaaaaattgtataaaacttGATACTCGTTgtcttattattactttattgatTTCTATATTTCCTGaggcagaatttaaaatattataaaccatataaaattatgtttattttaagtaaggatttctttttgtattttcgaaatttttaatcaattttctgaaaaaaattacaaatgtatttatttagagGTTAAAgtaatggttttttaaaattgaactgtAATATAGCAAATGTCATTGGTGCAACTTGGTAGATGTCTGACTCACCCTAGGAAGTTGAGAATCATAGAAATTTGACCCcaaataaaaactatgttaTACTCGTATACATgctgacatattttttaaatataatttagaattaatgacttaaaattatttaatcacttttttggTAGAAATATCATGCATCTAACATTCATAACAATTCAATTTCTCTGGAACTTTTGaactgattttgttttaaaagttctatagatatggtgaaatatgtaagaagtaaaattaacatgaagggGTCGAAACTTTAAGCTGCTTTTCCGAAAAAACTATTGTGagcatattttccagattgcggctactcgctatattttttgcgttaaaaattcgaatctgtcaaaaaaagtgtatatttatactgagaaagtacgtttttatatctgatttcgtaacttgtcACCCccttaaatcattaaaattgagtccctGAACCTAAAGATCtcattattagatcaaaagttctTTAGGGTggtccattaatttttttaaacactatacaTATACCCATTAGTGCAAATAAATTATCAGAGCCTCCatgaacaaagtttttttttttctttattggaaaagaaagtttatataagaaaaaaagcttGAGTTTATACAATTCTTGAATAAACGagtatatatgttattaaataatagaaatcaaaatatattgaaaaaagtaataaatttaattgaaggtCCTACTTGTAAACTTAAGGATAACATACATAAATTgaggtatattttttaacaagaaaaagttttgcaaagcaacacttttttaaacaaaaaaatttcccatGGCTCCTTGAATTTCATCCAAAGCCTTGTTTGTGCAGTCAAACATATTCTGCTCCCCTGAATATAGTTAATGACAAATATtgagaatcaataaaaaaatttattcattgagaTCAGACAATTATTGCCTAATACTTGAATTTTACTTCATCGAAAAAATCTACctaaattgtaacaaaaaagaattaaaatcaatatttaggtaaataataattagcaatTCACAGCCCTGATAAGAACATGCCAATTTGTTAATCCCATTaatctttgcatttttaataccCTCGAAACacatcaatttaattaaaaaaaatttcatggattttttttaaatttcagcttcATGTAGTTCATCTTTTCTTCCATCATCAACATCTCCTCAGCGTCATAGTTTGCTGCCAAAAACTGATCAAATTCAAGAAGAATTAGAATCAATATCCGAAGAAgatattcaagaaatttctaacatgCTGAATAATTTGCAAGACTtggcttttgaaataaataaagagcaACAGTcacaaatggaaaaaattgaATCTCTTATGTCAAATGTTGAAAAAACTGAACTGCGCATGAAGGCagactctaaaaaaattaaaaagcttacttgaatatttgtgttattttttgtacagttgCTATGCCTAAGTATTTTGTGCCAACTTTCagtttttgtgtaattttttatacagttgCTATGCCTAACTAAGTATTTTATGCCAACTTCCAGTTTcactaatttgttaattttgtgcTAAGTATATTTATAAGTGCAGTAGAGCCTCCATAATTATTTGAAGTAATTGGGATGGGAAATGCTTTGgataaaacattgattttcctcaataaatctgaaaattgagttttaatgctatttaaaagttaatatgaactttgaaaaatttattttttttaggtaaCAGGCAGAGCTAAGATGTGatgataattcatttttttctgaatatagggtattattcctgtttttttcttaactttttagatatttattcctttttaatctttttttttatgaatgatattttaCATTGAATCTTAGTATGTATTTGTAAATATCCTTCGATAACAAGTGTTGATGTTGAACAACATTTTTCAAGATATAACAATTGCAttgcttttgaataaaagaCAATCTTGCTATCTGAAGAATATATAATATGACATTccaatgtttttgaaatatttactaaaaattcatgaattcttatttatatttatcaaatattcatttaaattttatttacatttttattttatttattaaagttataaatatgatggaaaatgatttttatgaaaatgctaatatttaacatgtaatagtaaattttgtaaagaaattattcttcatttttttcagaatttttaggtCATCCGCACCTTAACATTATGTtaatgagatattttattttaaaattcacttgcTCTAGTGCTGGAAATAGCAAACTCCTTTGCAcaaatggtttattttttttataaaaaaaaggagcaaAGCTGCACCCAATTT
This window of the Parasteatoda tepidariorum isolate YZ-2023 chromosome 4, CAS_Ptep_4.0, whole genome shotgun sequence genome carries:
- the LOC107442910 gene encoding synaptosomal-associated protein 47 isoform X2, producing MKILIQMASQQPVFQSNATYYDSPSKTWKTGTFALTNKAIQFHCDEYKNINIPLNIISGLEKRQSSFIYAAIVVSVASDKHWFSSFANRDSLYNLIVLFWREALLSKEHKTTSQPKSASTNLGKDLLNLLQESETTLVNAANSLSAQGQQIEETQTTVEDINTDLNVAERFIKNMSFTQSLLQLSTSPKLLNRQEPQKCFKVTFNFTDSSNENCYWKVGTLLVGENISLVDENRVNQLSVKYDEIISVEVMSSWKLCLKYSHDDTENACYIMCPKLEKLVKFLGSLSSISGKIFYLEDISFALNTMPSSSIASCSSSFLPSSTSPQRHSLLPKTDQIQEELESISEEDIQEISNMLNNLQDLAFEINKEQQSQMEKIESLMSNVEKTELRMKADSKKIKKLT
- the LOC107442910 gene encoding synaptosomal-associated protein 47 isoform X3, which translates into the protein MASQQPVFQSNATYYDSPSKTWKTGTFALTNKAIQFHCDEYKNINIPLNIISGLEKRQSSFIYAAIVVSVASDKHWFSSFANRDSLYNLIVLFWREALLSKEHKTTSQPKSASTNLGKDLLNLLQESETTLVNAANSLSAQGQQIEETQTTVEDINTDLNVAERFIKNMSFTQSLLQLSTSPKLLNRQEPQKCFKVTFNFTDSSNENCYWKVGTLLVGENISLVDENRVNQLSVKYDEIISVEVMSSWKLCLKYSHDDTENACYIMCPKLEKLVKFLGSLSSISGKIFYLEDISFALNTMPSSSIASCSSSFLPSSTSPQRHSLLPKTDQIQEELESISEEDIQEISNMLNNLQDLAFEINKEQQSQMEKIESLMSNVEKTELRMKADSKKIKKLT
- the LOC107442910 gene encoding synaptosomal-associated protein 47 isoform X1, whose protein sequence is MSVYKLVTISKLYLVENLERLIQMASQQPVFQSNATYYDSPSKTWKTGTFALTNKAIQFHCDEYKNINIPLNIISGLEKRQSSFIYAAIVVSVASDKHWFSSFANRDSLYNLIVLFWREALLSKEHKTTSQPKSASTNLGKDLLNLLQESETTLVNAANSLSAQGQQIEETQTTVEDINTDLNVAERFIKNMSFTQSLLQLSTSPKLLNRQEPQKCFKVTFNFTDSSNENCYWKVGTLLVGENISLVDENRVNQLSVKYDEIISVEVMSSWKLCLKYSHDDTENACYIMCPKLEKLVKFLGSLSSISGKIFYLEDISFALNTMPSSSIASCSSSFLPSSTSPQRHSLLPKTDQIQEELESISEEDIQEISNMLNNLQDLAFEINKEQQSQMEKIESLMSNVEKTELRMKADSKKIKKLT